From the Thermococcus sp. 18S1 genome, one window contains:
- a CDS encoding ATP-binding protein — protein sequence MRVLDEKFLETFVRRTVDTADKTLKKYAFAPNGEKRPERKLLPKLSQEVESFLQGRENRVIVLYGLRGVGKTTMLAQIYFDLLSRVPRERLIYISLDRLYPLGISLNDFIMAYERLIGERVEEFSAPTFLFIDEAHYDRNFGTTVKALHDSANNLMIIVTGSSSLPLKLDPDLTRRAKKLRVPPLTFTEYLLLKKGVHIPEKLSDALKDAFLTCNFTGIESILGDVLLKFSEKDVEDYLVHGSLPVYLNSENPLEDAYEILRKIIEVDLRHEGLSETTREKALGLLLLMASGESLTYDTITSTLGISRDAVAKLLEKLEDLEVIFPVRAYGSIGKVARKTPKYKFLASILRSAVLYEFGLFGRDSKTMGMLLEDVVAFYLHILAREKRLRLHYDAQKGGADFILSGRKMGVVVEVGWGKKGIKQALRTMKKTGLNCGVVVHNGKLENRNGVWFVPRELFLLML from the coding sequence GTGAGGGTCTTGGACGAGAAATTCCTGGAAACTTTTGTGAGACGCACCGTTGATACTGCAGACAAAACACTCAAGAAGTACGCTTTTGCTCCCAACGGGGAAAAACGCCCAGAACGAAAACTCCTCCCAAAACTGTCTCAGGAGGTTGAGTCTTTTCTTCAGGGTAGAGAGAATCGGGTTATTGTCCTCTACGGCCTCCGTGGTGTCGGGAAGACAACGATGCTGGCTCAGATATACTTTGACCTTTTATCTAGAGTCCCCCGCGAGCGGCTGATTTACATCTCCTTGGACAGACTCTATCCTTTAGGCATCAGTCTAAACGACTTCATAATGGCCTATGAGCGCCTGATCGGCGAGAGGGTGGAAGAGTTTAGTGCGCCTACCTTCCTGTTTATCGACGAAGCCCATTATGATAGGAACTTTGGGACCACGGTGAAGGCACTTCACGACTCCGCGAACAACCTGATGATCATTGTTACAGGTTCCTCTTCCCTTCCCTTGAAGCTCGACCCTGACCTAACACGCCGCGCCAAGAAGCTCAGAGTACCACCGCTCACTTTCACTGAGTACCTCCTCCTGAAGAAGGGAGTTCACATTCCGGAGAAGTTAAGTGACGCCCTGAAAGACGCTTTTCTTACCTGTAATTTTACCGGAATCGAAAGCATACTGGGCGACGTTCTCCTGAAGTTCAGCGAGAAGGATGTTGAAGACTATCTCGTTCATGGTTCTCTACCCGTCTACCTGAACTCCGAAAATCCCCTGGAAGATGCTTATGAGATTCTCCGGAAAATCATCGAAGTTGACCTCAGACACGAGGGGCTGAGTGAAACAACCCGCGAGAAGGCCCTCGGCCTGCTCCTTCTGATGGCTTCCGGGGAGAGCCTGACCTATGATACAATCACATCGACGCTTGGAATATCCAGGGATGCCGTGGCCAAACTCCTGGAGAAGCTCGAAGACCTTGAAGTGATATTCCCCGTCAGGGCCTACGGCTCTATAGGTAAGGTCGCAAGAAAGACTCCCAAATACAAGTTCCTCGCCTCAATACTCAGAAGCGCGGTGCTCTATGAATTTGGCCTTTTTGGGAGGGACAGTAAGACAATGGGCATGCTCCTTGAGGACGTGGTGGCGTTTTACCTGCACATCCTGGCAAGGGAAAAGCGGCTCCGCCTTCACTACGATGCCCAGAAGGGGGGAGCTGACTTTATCTTAAGTGGGAGGAAAATGGGCGTTGTCGTTGAAGTTGGATGGGGGAAGAAGGGAATTAAACAGGCCCTAAGAACTATGAAAAAGACTGGCCTGAACTGTGGTGTGGTCGTCCATAATGGAAAGCTTGAAAACAGAAATGGAGTGTGGTTCGTCCCCCGTGAACTGTTTCTCCTGATGCTTTGA